The following is a genomic window from Cetobacterium sp. ZOR0034.
TGATAAGTCAGTACTCGATTGGAAAAGTTCCTAGAGAAGTTGGAATTAAAAAAAATGATGGTTTTTTTTTATCTGGAAATAGCCCATTAAAAAATAATTTAAATTTTTATGTTGTTGGAGAGAGAAATAATGTAGCTGGTTCTAGAAAATTTAAGAGATTAATTGAAGAGAAGAGATATGAAGAGGCTGTAGAAATATCGAGAGAGCAAGTTGGAAACGGAGCCACTATAATTGATATAAATCTAGATGACGCTCTTTTAGATTCAAAAGCTGAGATGGAAATATTTTTGAAAACTTTGAGTAATGACATAGCTGTTTCACAAATACCAATAATGATTGACTCTTCAAACTTTGATGTAATAGAGATTGCTTTGAAAAATATTTCGGGAAAGGCTATTGTAAATTCAATTAGCCTTAAAGAAGGAGAGGAGGAGTTTTTAAGAAAAGCTAAAGTCATAAAAAATTATGGAGCAGCAGTTGTTGTTATGGCTTTTGATGAAGAGGGGCAAGGAGTAGAGTATAGTAGAAAAATAGAGATTTGTAAAAGAGCATACGATTTATTGATAAAACATGGATGGAAGAAAGAGGATATTGTTTTTGATCCAAATATTTTAACTATTGGCACTGGAAGACAAGAAGATAAAGGTCATGCTGTAGACTTTCTTCGAGCTACGAAATGGATATCTGAAAATTTAAAAGGAGCTAAAATCAGTGGTGGGATAAGCAATCTGTCTTTTGCATTTCGAGGAAATAACAATTTGAGAAAACTTATTCATGATAGATTTTTAAAAAAAGCTCTTATAAATGGATTGAATATGGCAATTATAAATCCAAATGAAAATGAGGTAGAATTCCCTGAAGAGTTAATTGTTTTAGTAGATAGATTAATAGAAGGGGAGGATGCATTAGAACAGATATTAGAGTTTTTTAAAACTAAGAAATTTAAGGCAAAAAATGATTTAAAAAACGATTTCGAACAGATAGAAAAGAGTTTTGAAGATAGATTGAAATCTAAAATATTAAATGGCAAAGTAAGAGGATTAGAATCTGATATAGATGAAGCTTTAAAAAGCTATAAAGCTCTAGATATTATTCAAAATATTTTGATGGTTGCGTTAGAGGAAGTTGGAGATAAATTTGAAAAAGGAGAGATTTATCTGCCACAAATAATAAAATCGGCAGTTGTTATGGAAAATGCTGTAAAATATCTAACTCCATACATCACACAAAAAGAGGTCTATAAAAAAAATAAAGGAAAGATTCTTATGTGTACAGTTAAAGGTGATGTTCATGATATTGGAAAGAATATCACTAAAACTGTTTTAGAATGTAATGGTTACGAAGTTTTAGATTTAGGAGTTATGGTTGAAAAAGAAAAAATTTATAATTTTGCTATTGAAAATAATGTGGATGCTGTAACATTGAGTGGATTAATAACTCCATCGTTAAGTGAAATGGAGGAGGTTTTAGATTTATTTAATAAAAATAAACAAACTTTACCTTTAATTATAGCAGGAGCAGCAACATCTAAACTGCATACAGCTATAAAGTTAGAACCACTATATGAAAATTGTGTATTTTATGTGACTGATGCGTCTTCGACAGTAGTTTTATTAGATTCTTTATTGGGAGAAAAATCTGAATTGTTAAAAGAACGAATAAAAAATGAATATCAAACGTTAAGAGAACTTTACTATAATAATAAGAAAAATACAGTAACTAAAAATATCTCTCTAGCTAGGTTAAATGCTATTCATAAAGGATATACTCCGGTAACTCCAAAATCGTTGGATAAAATAGTTATTAAAATTCGAATTGAAAATATTTTAAAAAATATTGATTGGAATATTTTTCTATCAACATTAAAAGTTAAAGGAAGTTCTGAAGAAAAAATAGTTTTGGATGAAGCAAATAGAATTTTAAAAGATTGGTCAAATAAAAATATTATGATTAAAGCTATATATAAAATTTGTAAAGTAAGAAAAGATAATGATTTTTTAGATATTGCAGAATTAAAAATTCCTTTAGTCAGAAATCAGGGTTTAGTAAATGAATCACTTGCAGATTATTTTGAAGAAAATGATTATTTAGG
Proteins encoded in this region:
- the metH gene encoding methionine synthase, translated to MLAEKKIYILDGATGTAIQSYKLSEEDYTFKGKGYKGCHDILNLTRKDIILDVHRKYIEAGADIIETNTFNSNSVSLKDYGIEKESYRLSFEGAKLAKEAVINAKRKVLVAGSMGPTNKSASIPTKNSILDREISFNELFESYCVQAQGLYDGGVDLFLIETIYDGLNAKAAVMACEEIAEKVGKKIPIMISATVDRSGKILSGQDIKSLITSLDRDSIISFGLNCSFGAKDLIPLIESLSDYTDKMLSVYPNAGFPDETGEYAEKPEMTLEYLKKLIDNKKINIIGGCCGTTPKHIELISQYSIGKVPREVGIKKNDGFFLSGNSPLKNNLNFYVVGERNNVAGSRKFKRLIEEKRYEEAVEISREQVGNGATIIDINLDDALLDSKAEMEIFLKTLSNDIAVSQIPIMIDSSNFDVIEIALKNISGKAIVNSISLKEGEEEFLRKAKVIKNYGAAVVVMAFDEEGQGVEYSRKIEICKRAYDLLIKHGWKKEDIVFDPNILTIGTGRQEDKGHAVDFLRATKWISENLKGAKISGGISNLSFAFRGNNNLRKLIHDRFLKKALINGLNMAIINPNENEVEFPEELIVLVDRLIEGEDALEQILEFFKTKKFKAKNDLKNDFEQIEKSFEDRLKSKILNGKVRGLESDIDEALKSYKALDIIQNILMVALEEVGDKFEKGEIYLPQIIKSAVVMENAVKYLTPYITQKEVYKKNKGKILMCTVKGDVHDIGKNITKTVLECNGYEVLDLGVMVEKEKIYNFAIENNVDAVTLSGLITPSLSEMEEVLDLFNKNKQTLPLIIAGAATSKLHTAIKLEPLYENCVFYVTDASSTVVLLDSLLGEKSELLKERIKNEYQTLRELYYNNKKNTVTKNISLARLNAIHKGYTPVTPKSLDKIVIKIRIENILKNIDWNIFLSTLKVKGSSEEKIVLDEANRILKDWSNKNIMIKAIYKICKVRKDNDFLDIAELKIPLVRNQGLVNESLADYFEENDYLGFFIASIKPEDEKDIFQQLLANVLIEASSEYLQNYISENNWNINIRPVIGYPSLPDHSLKKDIFNLLNAESIGVELSENFAMKPTSTVCGIYIGNPKSEYLSPRTILDDQLEDISKIRGITPSILKKYMGM